The nucleotide sequence GGGTAGTTTTAATACAACATGCCTTTAAGAAAAAAAGAAAAGGCCTGAACAGGCCTTTTCTTAACTTGCTCGCTGCAGCCACACACCAATTCTTTTTTTCAGAGATTGTGGTTGTTGTTTCGGTGGCTGCTGAATCATTTGGACGATGTGATATAGAGTTATGGCTAAAAAGGACTTTCGATAAGCAAAATATTTCGGCTCCCACTCTGGGTAAAATTTCGCTTTATACTCTTTTAAGCCTTTGAAATTATAATTCTTTTTACTATGTTGATAAATGTGATGGGCGATTTTTTCACTGAAACGGTCATCTGGTGACTGTCCGACATTTGCTAGCGGAGCAACACCTAGACTGCAGTATAAAAATCCATTTTCGCTTGCCCACTTCATAATGGATACGAACAGTACATCCATTGTCCCGTGCGGACTATCTTGAACATAACGCATTAAATCAATATGAATCGTTTTATTTACATCCGCTTCTTTTGCGAGAGATGCAAAGGCAATCATTTCACCTTCTGGATCCTTCAAAATAGCGATTGGAAACTTCGATACATAGTTTTTATCGAACGAACTGACCGAAAAGCTTTTTTCGTTTCTGTCTCCTAGCCAAGATTGCGAGATTGATTGTATCTCATGCATTAATTGTGTCGAATAAGGCGGATATAATACGTCAAACTGGAAGCCTTTCCGATTAAATTTGTTTAGTCTCGTTCGTAATTTCGCCCAGTTTTTCCCTCTCATTTCGAATTGTTTAACCGGTACTCTCGCTTCTTCACCCAGTTTAAAAAATCGAAAGCCTTCCGTTTCAAATAGCGGTTTCGTTTTTTCAGATATTTGATAAAAAGAAGGTTTATATTGTTTTTCTTGGCAAAACATTAAAAATTCATGAATACCAGATTGTAAATAATGATAATCGCCAATCGGATCGCCTAGAACCGTTACACGACGGCCATTTTTTCGGTACAAAATGAGAACCTTTTTATTTTCCGACCAAAAAATTTCTTTGTCTCGTAAGAACAATAAATGTGATAAATGATTGCTATGTTTTGTTAAGAACGCTTTCATTTCTTCGTCGTCCCACTGTTGATTTGAAAAAGGTTCACGAATCACAAGCGATTGTCGAACAACAAACAATCCAATGAATATCGCTGCGATTGCCGAACATAAAATAATCGAAATTGTCATGTGTGCCTCCTTTTTCATCAAACCTTTCCTATAACAAAATACCATAGATTTATCATGAATTGGGGATTAATTTCATATTTTCTTCACAAATTACGCTCCAAATTTTCCAATTATTCGAATAACAGGTATAATGGAATTAGATTATGAAAAGAAAGGAATTGTTATTTGTATGGCTCTCACTCACACATACAGTCGCAAAGAAGAGATTGCCAATGCCATCACCCACGGAATTGGTTTTCTTTTAAGTATTGCGGCTCTTGTCATTTTAATTGTTCAGGCAGTGCAAGCTGGGACTGTTTGGCATGTAGTTAGCTTTTCGATTTACGGGGCAACGATGATATTTTTGTATTTATCGTCAACGCTTGTGCATAGTTTTCCAGATGGAAAGATTAAAGATCTTTTTGAAATTTTTGACCATGCTGCCATCTACTTATTTATTGCC is from Bacillus kexueae and encodes:
- a CDS encoding phosphatidylglycerol lysyltransferase domain-containing protein, which encodes MTISIILCSAIAAIFIGLFVVRQSLVIREPFSNQQWDDEEMKAFLTKHSNHLSHLLFLRDKEIFWSENKKVLILYRKNGRRVTVLGDPIGDYHYLQSGIHEFLMFCQEKQYKPSFYQISEKTKPLFETEGFRFFKLGEEARVPVKQFEMRGKNWAKLRTRLNKFNRKGFQFDVLYPPYSTQLMHEIQSISQSWLGDRNEKSFSVSSFDKNYVSKFPIAILKDPEGEMIAFASLAKEADVNKTIHIDLMRYVQDSPHGTMDVLFVSIMKWASENGFLYCSLGVAPLANVGQSPDDRFSEKIAHHIYQHSKKNYNFKGLKEYKAKFYPEWEPKYFAYRKSFLAITLYHIVQMIQQPPKQQPQSLKKRIGVWLQRAS